In Ferribacterium limneticum, a genomic segment contains:
- the traF gene encoding conjugal transfer protein TraF, with protein MTIRNRPALLLLLSFAVMLGSHGSVAQDAASRYWADSWRGWHFYEAPMLEELQYLLPAGKAMPTAPPTQASRAPELVEFERLQKTLEETRNIAIMRPSEANVRRYMELESKVVARASYFADVAQRVAWATPQLDPTLQGRPVNAKALEVFDQAELVDRSRAIADLGKDHVLFFFYRSDCPYCHAFAPTLTAFQTHHGIQVVAISVDGGPLPSFPNARPDNGIATTLKVSQVPAVFLAQPFTGKITPIGFGVLSESQLLERIAVVSGLQAEGMQTTTTQGLALPPEAP; from the coding sequence ATGACGATCCGCAACCGCCCCGCCCTCCTCCTGCTGCTGAGCTTTGCCGTAATGCTCGGCAGCCATGGTTCAGTAGCCCAGGATGCGGCTTCCCGTTACTGGGCCGACAGTTGGCGCGGCTGGCATTTTTATGAAGCGCCGATGCTCGAGGAACTTCAATATTTATTACCGGCAGGCAAGGCCATGCCAACTGCGCCACCGACCCAAGCCTCGCGGGCACCGGAACTGGTCGAATTCGAACGTCTCCAGAAAACCCTGGAAGAGACGCGCAACATCGCCATCATGCGACCGAGCGAAGCCAATGTCCGGCGCTACATGGAACTGGAATCCAAGGTCGTCGCCCGCGCCTCCTATTTCGCCGATGTCGCACAGCGCGTTGCCTGGGCTACACCGCAACTCGACCCGACGCTGCAGGGCCGCCCGGTCAATGCCAAGGCCCTGGAAGTCTTCGACCAAGCCGAACTGGTGGATCGCTCGCGCGCCATTGCCGATCTGGGCAAGGATCACGTGCTGTTCTTCTTTTACCGCTCGGACTGCCCGTATTGCCATGCCTTCGCGCCGACCCTGACTGCTTTCCAGACCCATCACGGCATCCAGGTTGTCGCTATCAGCGTGGACGGTGGTCCGTTGCCAAGTTTCCCCAATGCACGCCCAGACAACGGCATTGCCACCACCCTGAAGGTCAGCCAGGTGCCCGCCGTCTTTCTGGCTCAGCCTTTCACCGGAAAGATCACCCCGATCGGCTTCGGCGTGCTCTCCGAATCCCAGTTGCTTGAGCGCATCGCCGTCGTCTCCGGTTTGCAAGCCGAGGGCATGCAAACCACAACAACGCAAGGTCTCGCCCTACCCCCGGAGGCGCCATGA
- a CDS encoding conjugal transfer protein TraH, which yields MKHYDRPTFRRTSATLLALLLAIPSFQLQAGDLNSEVNNMFNNLGAIGNYTAPGAFRGQTFNTYTGGSLMMRSPNKVYQLAAIQFPSAKAGCGGIDVFGGSFSHISATEFKNMLKNITAALPGIAFQLALEAVSPLLGGLTKWAKGLETWINNARINSCETAKAIVSTAAESIGYSSQETCADLAIEMGMESDRDAARRRCATDRPSILSTARSSGDPKVKNKAPFVGNLTWKALQYTGAYLDDQERELIMSLVGTIIYYPEESARDPEPIAPTLTSISQLLYGQGAAAGTDVVQHVLKCNDYSNCDVVTLNTAYTHTPFTAKVEAIMRSIAEKITTRTAIPNNSPEVGFVNQTTEPVYKMLSIGTSIPGSGLADSLIAQYRDVIAADYAYVFLERNLRLGMAALDKNYTLQQSQREQANQVRQRAQAMLTQLSQEKNLLYQKVGSFRAVSNHLEQLERQLRSSMPQHVMDMLGQQAAYLSQ from the coding sequence ATGAAACATTACGACCGTCCAACCTTTCGGCGTACTTCTGCCACGCTCCTGGCGTTGCTGCTGGCGATCCCGTCTTTTCAACTGCAGGCTGGCGATCTCAACAGCGAGGTGAACAACATGTTCAACAACCTAGGCGCCATTGGTAACTACACCGCCCCCGGCGCCTTCCGTGGCCAGACCTTCAATACCTACACCGGCGGCAGCCTGATGATGCGTTCGCCGAACAAGGTATATCAGTTGGCCGCCATCCAGTTCCCCAGCGCCAAGGCCGGCTGCGGCGGCATCGATGTCTTTGGCGGCTCCTTCTCGCACATTTCGGCAACCGAGTTCAAGAACATGCTGAAGAACATCACAGCCGCCCTGCCGGGGATCGCTTTCCAACTCGCCTTGGAGGCTGTCTCGCCGCTGCTCGGAGGACTGACCAAGTGGGCCAAAGGACTGGAGACCTGGATCAACAACGCCCGAATCAATTCCTGCGAAACCGCCAAGGCCATTGTCAGCACGGCGGCCGAATCGATTGGCTACAGTTCTCAGGAGACCTGCGCCGATCTGGCCATCGAGATGGGCATGGAAAGCGATCGTGATGCAGCGCGTCGGCGCTGTGCGACGGATCGGCCCAGCATTCTGTCCACGGCACGTTCCTCGGGCGACCCAAAAGTGAAAAACAAGGCGCCCTTCGTCGGCAACCTGACCTGGAAAGCCTTGCAGTACACCGGTGCCTATCTCGACGACCAGGAGCGCGAACTGATCATGAGCCTGGTCGGCACCATCATCTACTACCCGGAAGAGTCGGCCCGCGACCCCGAGCCGATCGCCCCGACGCTGACCTCGATCAGCCAGTTGCTCTACGGCCAGGGCGCAGCCGCCGGTACGGATGTCGTGCAGCATGTCTTGAAGTGCAACGACTACAGCAATTGCGACGTCGTCACCTTGAACACCGCGTACACCCACACGCCCTTTACCGCCAAGGTCGAGGCGATCATGCGCTCCATCGCTGAGAAGATCACGACGCGCACCGCCATCCCCAATAACTCACCCGAGGTCGGTTTCGTGAACCAGACTACCGAGCCGGTCTACAAGATGTTGTCCATCGGCACCAGCATCCCGGGATCGGGCTTGGCTGATAGCCTGATCGCCCAGTACCGCGACGTGATTGCTGCCGACTACGCCTATGTTTTCCTCGAACGCAATCTGCGCCTGGGCATGGCCGCGCTGGACAAGAATTACACCCTGCAGCAGTCGCAACGGGAGCAGGCCAACCAGGTCCGCCAGCGGGCGCAGGCCATGCTCACGCAACTTTCCCAGGAAAAGAACCTGCTCTACCAGAAGGTCGGCTCCTTCCGGGCGGTATCGAACCACCTGGAGCAACTCGAACGCCAACTACGTTCCAGCATGCCGCAACACGTGATGGACATGCTTGGCCAGCAGGCGGCTTACCTGTCGCAATAG
- a CDS encoding conjugal transfer protein TraG N-terminal domain-containing protein, giving the protein MWEIYAYQNADSLFGVFNAAAAIHASGDYAAALAAVAFCGFVAALIAYAFAPEKLQGWKWLGTVVLVFSVLIVPKVTVGIVDKTGGSTVKVVGNVPFGVAALGGITSTIGNTLTSLFETAFQVIPGAGALPVELSYQQNGLMFGNRLIRETGNVVFQDPAFRTDLINFIHNCTTYDLIDGTLDPAAFSVSDDVWPLMASPNPARFSTLTGAGGSVGVDTCPNVYLSLNGRLPAQITRIQGRLAFQLNPTLPGAAAAAAIAGQIQQAYLKNSIATAAATAADIIRQNAMLNALEDTSKIVGQKVNDPAAMVLAVGRAQAVAQQNASWLNYGKVAEQALPVFRNVVEAVTYAMFPLMVLLLLLTSGRETMLAFKGYAAVLIWIQLWPPLYAILNYMASIYAAYDLAAAADLGTGGKSLALQTASTIYSRAISGEAVVGYLAISIPFIAWAALKRMENFGTALVGGLSGLQGMISGGTSAATVGNISMGNVGMDQMQLAPNRTSAFMSSWQNDLSGNTFSSNALTGRTAVSLLRNQGFASRVVSMRVSEQDVQQASRQVDAARGEAVTATTEQSAALSEVFSRGLNKLRSTRNSSGSSTSSFEQMGDTLNQLDQITQSVAQSTGLSQAQVARIAFGAAAHVGVNAKVAGAELHASADKSYQSSLSAQEQKALASLSGEQLVAFKQFGDRVSRDASYMQALSNDASEAREMSSRLGSTRARSVRADATLADRTSFAERVSSAYDKGESISIDIAQDPHNMEMFLRYAQTYGGNSAAAHALMSAELARQSLRPNRVISDGSSLPTSFGDVRDLHEEQLHDVAITPDINAIHQAQVSKASRFGGNPSRPLEQKTEPPSPVREEVQQRAAQIHRETAAKRGEFDDKAEIIKTDDGTLASKKSLMWQSARQVYKDGEATADNAKDAVQDLIKSKK; this is encoded by the coding sequence ATGTGGGAAATCTACGCCTACCAGAATGCCGATAGTCTGTTCGGTGTCTTCAATGCCGCGGCAGCGATTCACGCCTCGGGCGACTATGCAGCAGCGCTGGCAGCCGTGGCCTTCTGCGGTTTTGTGGCGGCCCTGATTGCCTATGCTTTCGCTCCCGAGAAGTTGCAGGGTTGGAAGTGGCTGGGCACAGTCGTGCTGGTCTTCTCGGTATTGATCGTTCCCAAGGTCACTGTGGGCATCGTGGACAAGACCGGTGGTTCGACCGTTAAAGTCGTCGGCAATGTACCGTTCGGGGTAGCCGCACTGGGCGGCATCACCAGCACGATCGGCAATACACTGACCAGCCTGTTCGAAACCGCCTTCCAGGTCATCCCGGGCGCTGGGGCCCTGCCGGTCGAACTGAGCTACCAGCAGAACGGCCTGATGTTCGGTAACCGTCTGATCCGCGAGACCGGCAATGTGGTGTTCCAGGATCCGGCCTTCCGCACCGACCTGATCAACTTCATCCACAACTGCACGACCTACGACCTGATCGACGGCACGCTCGATCCGGCGGCTTTTTCTGTATCGGACGATGTCTGGCCGCTGATGGCCTCTCCCAATCCGGCGCGCTTTTCCACGCTGACCGGCGCTGGTGGCAGTGTCGGCGTCGATACCTGCCCCAATGTCTATCTGAGCCTCAATGGCCGCTTGCCAGCCCAGATCACCCGTATCCAGGGGCGCCTGGCCTTTCAGCTCAATCCGACCTTGCCCGGCGCTGCTGCGGCAGCGGCCATTGCCGGACAAATCCAGCAGGCCTATCTCAAGAACAGCATTGCCACTGCGGCGGCGACGGCGGCCGACATCATTCGGCAAAACGCCATGCTCAACGCGCTTGAGGACACCAGCAAGATTGTCGGTCAGAAGGTCAATGACCCGGCGGCGATGGTGTTGGCGGTTGGTCGAGCCCAGGCGGTGGCCCAGCAGAACGCGAGCTGGCTCAATTACGGCAAGGTGGCTGAGCAGGCCCTGCCTGTTTTTAGAAACGTGGTCGAGGCGGTCACCTACGCGATGTTCCCCCTCATGGTCCTGCTGCTCCTGCTCACCAGCGGACGGGAAACAATGCTGGCCTTCAAAGGCTATGCGGCGGTGCTGATCTGGATTCAGTTGTGGCCGCCGCTCTACGCCATCCTGAACTACATGGCGTCGATCTACGCGGCTTACGACCTCGCCGCAGCGGCCGACCTCGGAACGGGGGGCAAATCGCTGGCATTGCAAACAGCGTCGACGATCTATTCGCGGGCGATCTCGGGTGAGGCTGTCGTCGGTTACCTCGCCATCAGTATTCCATTCATTGCGTGGGCCGCCCTGAAGCGCATGGAGAATTTCGGGACCGCACTGGTCGGTGGCTTGTCGGGGTTGCAAGGGATGATCTCGGGCGGCACCTCGGCCGCCACCGTCGGTAACATATCGATGGGGAATGTCGGTATGGACCAGATGCAACTGGCGCCCAACCGTACATCGGCATTCATGAGCAGTTGGCAAAACGATCTCTCCGGAAATACGTTTTCATCGAACGCGCTCACCGGCCGAACTGCGGTCAGCCTGTTGCGCAATCAGGGATTCGCTTCGCGAGTGGTCTCGATGCGTGTATCCGAACAGGATGTGCAGCAAGCCAGCCGGCAGGTCGACGCGGCGCGCGGTGAAGCCGTGACAGCGACCACGGAGCAATCGGCAGCACTATCTGAAGTGTTCTCTCGCGGGCTCAATAAGCTTCGCTCCACGCGCAACAGCAGCGGTTCCAGCACCAGTAGCTTCGAGCAAATGGGCGACACGCTGAACCAGTTGGATCAGATTACGCAAAGCGTTGCCCAGAGCACCGGTCTCAGCCAGGCGCAGGTCGCGCGAATTGCTTTCGGTGCTGCAGCCCATGTCGGCGTGAATGCCAAGGTCGCCGGTGCTGAACTTCATGCCAGCGCCGACAAGTCCTACCAGTCGAGCCTTTCCGCCCAGGAACAGAAAGCATTGGCCAGCCTGAGTGGGGAGCAGTTGGTAGCCTTCAAACAATTCGGTGACCGGGTATCGAGGGACGCCAGCTATATGCAGGCGCTCTCGAACGACGCGAGCGAGGCCCGCGAGATGTCGTCCCGGCTCGGTTCGACGCGGGCCCGTTCCGTGCGGGCGGATGCCACCCTTGCCGACCGCACCAGTTTTGCGGAACGTGTATCGTCCGCCTACGACAAGGGCGAATCCATCTCCATCGACATCGCCCAAGACCCGCACAACATGGAGATGTTCCTCCGGTACGCCCAGACCTACGGCGGCAACAGCGCCGCTGCTCACGCCTTGATGTCGGCCGAACTGGCCCGCCAGTCATTGCGCCCGAACCGGGTTATTTCGGATGGGAGCAGCCTCCCGACCTCCTTTGGTGACGTCCGCGACCTCCATGAAGAGCAGTTGCATGATGTCGCCATCACACCGGACATCAACGCAATCCACCAGGCTCAAGTGAGCAAGGCCTCACGCTTTGGCGGCAATCCAAGTCGTCCGCTGGAACAGAAAACTGAACCACCGTCGCCCGTGCGCGAGGAAGTGCAGCAACGCGCCGCCCAGATTCACCGAGAAACCGCTGCAAAGCGCGGAGAATTCGACGACAAGGCTGAAATCATCAAGACTGACGACGGGACATTGGCATCGAAGAAGTCGCTGATGTGGCAATCAGCCAGGCAGGTCTACAAAGATGGAGAGGCAACGGCAGATAATGCAAAGGATGCCGTGCAGGACCTGATCAAGTCAAAAAAGTAA
- a CDS encoding LA2681 family HEPN domain-containing protein, whose product MTEQDDNFQIRFAGMQAELYGLLDTDPAAALARLDALDAAEFGKATLLAMRASFFIDAGGLCKDIALVARGIEIFEHLITQYPDEENFKYNLANGLTAITDIEPYDDRGWYLKTSSWRQRAKTLYQHCADASSERDLQARAQTNLGNALLKAYRFVEAYDCYCRALESDPSNAIAATGAARVLLSYASAGIGDQDSLLIAANEHLRYARQNPHRLRELAGEHALEALTPLLQQTLPELRRPDFSEATPYQRFVRDYRLALSPTIEGFDLSLKRWDSLKLPGIFEPAGTLYRIPTVFATFNVLKADYLAVRHLAFTALQDPPPESGSYADTLDYACYGIDTASLSLAQRTCVDVLDKLTVALLHYLGQIKPERNATFLNSFFEPGDAPKQWKARIREEIDCGNRGLLALAEMATDVSHQGYLQPKRQLRNASTHRFIVLHDISLATAPDVDIIDRYYKDEFRQHLIETLQLVRAALIYFVETVSDRERRFPVDNAWALDVPDHDWIRGEN is encoded by the coding sequence ATGACCGAGCAAGACGACAACTTTCAAATACGATTTGCCGGCATGCAGGCGGAACTCTACGGTCTGCTTGACACTGACCCGGCAGCGGCCTTGGCGCGGCTTGACGCGCTCGACGCTGCCGAGTTCGGCAAGGCGACACTCCTAGCTATGCGTGCGAGCTTTTTTATCGATGCAGGGGGATTGTGCAAAGACATCGCTTTGGTTGCCCGCGGTATCGAAATTTTCGAACACCTAATCACGCAATATCCTGACGAGGAAAACTTCAAGTACAACCTCGCCAACGGGCTGACTGCCATTACCGACATCGAACCCTACGATGATCGGGGCTGGTACTTGAAGACATCATCGTGGCGCCAGCGCGCCAAAACCCTGTATCAGCACTGCGCCGACGCTTCATCGGAACGCGATCTGCAGGCGCGCGCCCAGACCAACCTCGGCAATGCCCTATTGAAGGCTTATCGTTTCGTAGAGGCCTATGATTGCTATTGCCGCGCTCTCGAGTCCGACCCGAGCAACGCGATCGCCGCCACCGGCGCTGCACGAGTCCTGCTCTCTTATGCCAGCGCCGGCATTGGTGACCAGGACTCGCTCCTGATAGCCGCCAACGAGCATCTGCGCTACGCCCGGCAAAATCCTCATCGCCTCCGGGAACTGGCGGGCGAACACGCCCTTGAGGCGCTGACACCGCTGCTTCAGCAAACTCTACCGGAATTGCGCCGGCCGGATTTTTCGGAAGCGACCCCCTACCAGCGTTTCGTGCGAGATTATCGCCTCGCCCTCTCACCGACCATCGAGGGGTTCGACTTGTCGCTCAAGCGCTGGGACTCGCTCAAGCTGCCAGGAATTTTCGAACCAGCGGGAACCCTCTATCGGATACCCACGGTCTTCGCGACCTTCAACGTATTGAAGGCCGACTACTTGGCGGTACGCCATTTAGCATTTACCGCACTACAAGATCCACCGCCGGAGAGCGGCAGCTACGCCGATACGCTGGACTATGCTTGCTATGGCATCGACACCGCCAGCCTTAGCCTGGCCCAACGAACCTGCGTCGATGTTCTGGACAAGTTGACGGTCGCCCTGCTCCATTACTTGGGCCAGATCAAACCTGAGCGGAACGCTACATTCCTCAATTCGTTTTTCGAACCCGGCGATGCGCCCAAACAGTGGAAGGCACGTATCAGAGAGGAAATCGACTGCGGCAATCGTGGGCTTCTCGCCCTTGCCGAAATGGCAACCGATGTTTCACACCAAGGTTATCTCCAACCTAAACGCCAATTGCGCAATGCCTCCACCCATCGTTTCATTGTTCTGCACGATATATCACTTGCTACAGCGCCCGACGTCGACATCATCGATCGCTACTACAAGGATGAATTTCGTCAGCACCTCATTGAAACACTTCAACTTGTCCGAGCAGCCCTGATTTACTTTGTGGAAACTGTTTCCGACCGAGAAAGACGGTTTCCGGTGGACAATGCTTGGGCTCTAGATGTGCCGGACCACGACTGGATTCGAGGGGAAAACTGA
- a CDS encoding type II toxin-antitoxin system HipA family toxin: MKLDVQVSGKTVAQLYRERDEYVLKYLPGADAADFISLTMPVRDEPWRWPRDLHPFFRQNLPEGYLLNIIREEFGPLLDGTDLSLLAVVGGTGIGRVTITPEGGKPGVEMEPLQIDKLLTADNTTEHFSSLVRRYARASISGMVPKFIAPEEAPDETLGPLGKPTLRTSRHIIKGSDDSTPYLGFNEFYSMLVLERLNVVPVARTRMSDDGRVLVVERFDVDEQGVPTHGLEDACGLLGLPPHEKYATTTEKVLNATRAYLPPAHVRVQLEQFGWHVLANYVVRNADCHAKNVALYYTRLGDVTFTPVYDIVTTQAYPRYANNPPGLSIDGRQTWAAGKALQRFFNARLGIAPRDYADMVERLCESAVEVGAEVIEAAKNEPHWRPIAKQMVHAWNEGMASLRDPKKSVAFRGLDGAIAAAGFSEPESPEPTHVTIGRSELLAPQRRKR, encoded by the coding sequence ATGAAGCTCGACGTCCAAGTCAGTGGCAAGACCGTTGCCCAACTCTACCGCGAACGCGACGAGTATGTGCTCAAGTATCTGCCGGGCGCTGATGCGGCCGATTTCATCAGCCTGACCATGCCAGTGCGCGACGAGCCTTGGCGCTGGCCGCGCGACCTGCATCCGTTCTTTCGCCAGAACCTGCCCGAAGGCTACCTGTTGAACATCATCCGCGAGGAGTTCGGGCCGTTGCTCGACGGCACGGATCTGTCATTGCTGGCGGTCGTGGGGGGCACCGGCATCGGCCGCGTCACGATCACGCCCGAAGGTGGCAAGCCCGGCGTCGAGATGGAGCCCCTGCAGATCGACAAACTGCTGACGGCGGACAACACCACCGAGCACTTCTCATCGCTGGTGCGTCGCTATGCCCGAGCATCCATTTCAGGCATGGTCCCTAAGTTCATCGCGCCGGAAGAAGCACCCGACGAGACACTGGGCCCGCTGGGCAAGCCCACGCTGCGTACCAGTCGCCACATCATCAAGGGCTCGGACGACAGCACGCCCTACCTCGGCTTCAATGAGTTTTACAGCATGCTGGTGCTGGAGCGCCTGAATGTCGTGCCGGTGGCCCGAACCCGGATGTCCGACGATGGCCGGGTGCTGGTGGTCGAACGCTTCGACGTGGACGAACAAGGTGTGCCAACGCACGGGCTCGAAGATGCCTGCGGGTTGCTCGGTCTGCCCCCTCACGAAAAGTACGCAACCACCACCGAGAAGGTGCTGAACGCCACGCGTGCCTACCTGCCGCCCGCGCACGTGCGCGTCCAGTTGGAGCAATTTGGCTGGCATGTGCTGGCCAACTATGTGGTGCGCAATGCGGACTGTCACGCCAAGAACGTCGCGCTGTACTACACCCGGCTTGGCGATGTGACCTTTACGCCGGTCTATGACATCGTGACCACTCAGGCTTACCCGCGCTATGCGAACAACCCACCGGGCTTATCCATCGACGGTCGGCAGACCTGGGCGGCTGGTAAGGCACTGCAGCGCTTTTTCAATGCACGGCTCGGCATTGCACCAAGGGACTATGCTGACATGGTCGAGCGCTTGTGCGAATCGGCGGTTGAGGTCGGCGCAGAAGTGATCGAAGCGGCCAAGAACGAGCCGCACTGGCGTCCAATTGCCAAGCAAATGGTGCATGCCTGGAATGAAGGCATGGCATCGCTACGCGACCCGAAGAAGTCCGTAGCATTCCGAGGCCTGGATGGCGCGATTGCCGCGGCTGGTTTTTCCGAACCCGAGTCCCCCGAACCAACCCATGTGACGATCGGTCGCTCTGAATTACTGGCCCCGCAGCGGCGCAAACGGTAA
- a CDS encoding helix-turn-helix domain-containing protein — protein sequence MTALSDVAEMLKSARREARLSQDELAQRAGVSRTTVARMETLAKGDMSVSALVRLLEAAGYDLRLVKPGHVRTVEDILAEQRQGDLP from the coding sequence GTGACAGCACTTTCCGATGTTGCCGAGATGCTCAAGAGTGCTCGCCGCGAAGCGCGGCTGAGTCAGGATGAACTCGCCCAGCGGGCGGGGGTTTCGCGCACAACCGTGGCGCGTATGGAAACCCTGGCCAAGGGCGACATGAGCGTGTCTGCGCTGGTGCGCCTGCTCGAAGCAGCAGGCTACGACTTGAGGCTGGTGAAGCCTGGGCATGTGCGCACGGTCGAAGATATCCTGGCCGAGCAGCGCCAAGGTGACTTGCCATGA
- a CDS encoding integration host factor subunit beta has product MTRSELIASLSQRFPQLVLKDAELSVAEILGALGNAISRGGRVEIRGFGSFSLNYRPPRIGRNPRTGERVNIPEKWTPHFKPGKELRELVNAA; this is encoded by the coding sequence ATGACCCGATCAGAACTGATTGCATCACTTAGCCAGCGTTTCCCACAACTCGTCCTGAAGGATGCCGAACTTTCCGTTGCCGAGATTTTGGGTGCTCTGGGGAATGCGATCAGCCGTGGTGGCCGTGTCGAGATCCGGGGCTTCGGGAGTTTCAGCCTGAATTACCGGCCGCCGCGCATCGGCAGAAATCCAAGGACCGGCGAGCGAGTCAACATTCCGGAAAAATGGACGCCGCATTTCAAGCCGGGGAAGGAACTGCGAGAACTGGTCAATGCAGCGTGA
- a CDS encoding SLATT domain-containing protein produces MAPPESTRYTPPTNDAELVLAWLRRARESQFFHYNAAKRLGRYGRVFGVPVIVITAIVGASAFASILSQTVPLYAKLIVGLCSLVATVLSSLQTFFKFSERSEKHRIFGAKFGAVRRELETLHIQAQIKSMELAAVRAKLDMLAEEAPDVDAAVFSREKAKQGDELP; encoded by the coding sequence ATGGCGCCCCCTGAATCCACACGCTATACCCCTCCAACGAATGACGCAGAGCTTGTGCTCGCCTGGTTGCGACGCGCGCGCGAGTCGCAGTTTTTCCACTACAACGCCGCCAAGCGCTTGGGGCGCTATGGGCGGGTCTTCGGCGTTCCGGTCATCGTCATCACCGCGATCGTGGGCGCCTCAGCGTTCGCATCGATTCTCTCTCAGACGGTTCCCCTCTACGCCAAGCTGATTGTGGGGTTGTGCAGCCTAGTCGCGACAGTACTTTCGAGCCTCCAGACCTTCTTCAAGTTTTCGGAGCGGTCGGAGAAGCACAGGATCTTTGGGGCCAAGTTCGGAGCGGTTCGACGCGAACTGGAAACACTTCATATCCAGGCCCAGATCAAATCCATGGAGTTGGCCGCGGTTCGTGCGAAGCTCGACATGTTGGCGGAGGAGGCGCCTGACGTTGACGCCGCTGTTTTCTCGCGCGAGAAGGCGAAGCAGGGCGACGAACTTCCCTAG
- a CDS encoding nucleotidyltransferase family protein, with the protein MKISRDQFLAEMRANAPLLELWACESVKLISEMVRAEIGPERFEGFFKIDPRYRLKTEESALKKFDHWGVLESAKEMHDLAGARFVVLLRTDLQIIENVIKGFSGWSTARVRHFEDDVDDDPVVFDYQSIHLLIKGSRGTTIDGHILTDDVTCEIQVRTMMQHAYAELCHDKIYKNFRSIPPSAKRLVARSMALMETTDSIFCETAKQLEEVAADRNRWLEYLAGVYGQATQQNASSSDLVCPVIFDRFQHLLENVILSDVGAAVNAPVVRSRMVDRLSDKLFSSAGCVLTYWLVENHFNETKRSWPDESLLPGLQLVCADLGVSYE; encoded by the coding sequence GTGAAGATCTCGCGTGACCAATTTCTTGCAGAGATGCGTGCCAACGCTCCTCTGCTTGAGCTATGGGCGTGTGAATCCGTGAAGTTGATTTCTGAAATGGTCAGGGCAGAAATTGGACCGGAGCGCTTTGAAGGCTTCTTTAAAATTGATCCGCGGTACAGGCTGAAAACTGAAGAGTCCGCCCTGAAGAAATTTGATCACTGGGGTGTTCTAGAGTCGGCAAAGGAAATGCATGATCTCGCGGGCGCTAGATTTGTCGTGCTTCTCCGCACGGATTTGCAGATTATCGAGAATGTCATCAAGGGATTTTCTGGATGGAGTACTGCCAGGGTGCGTCACTTCGAGGATGACGTTGACGATGATCCTGTAGTCTTTGACTACCAGTCGATTCATCTACTAATCAAGGGGAGTCGCGGCACTACCATCGATGGGCATATTCTTACCGACGACGTGACGTGTGAAATCCAAGTCCGCACGATGATGCAGCATGCTTATGCCGAGCTGTGTCACGACAAAATTTACAAGAACTTTCGCTCCATTCCGCCGAGTGCAAAGCGTCTGGTAGCTAGATCGATGGCCCTGATGGAAACAACTGATTCGATATTTTGCGAAACGGCGAAGCAGTTGGAGGAGGTTGCAGCTGACCGAAATAGATGGCTGGAATATCTTGCAGGTGTGTATGGCCAGGCCACCCAGCAAAACGCCTCCTCGAGCGATCTCGTGTGTCCGGTTATTTTCGATAGATTCCAACACCTCCTAGAAAACGTGATATTGAGCGATGTCGGTGCGGCGGTAAATGCGCCCGTCGTTCGGTCGCGAATGGTGGATCGGCTTAGTGATAAGTTGTTCAGTAGCGCAGGTTGCGTGCTCACATATTGGCTCGTCGAAAATCACTTCAACGAAACGAAGCGCTCGTGGCCTGATGAATCTCTTTTGCCCGGACTGCAGCTCGTATGTGCGGACCTTGGTGTTTCCTATGAATAG